A single region of the Nanoarchaeota archaeon genome encodes:
- a CDS encoding translation initiation factor eIF-1A: MIKRKEETEGQFESMEGQEDAAGVTMRVRTPRPGQLLGIVESRLGFGKMNIICSDRKARICRVPGKYRQHLWVKEGEIVLVEPWQFEGDKKGDIIYKYRKAQASWLHEHGYLKNLGV; the protein is encoded by the coding sequence ATGATTAAACGAAAAGAGGAGACCGAAGGGCAATTTGAATCAATGGAGGGTCAGGAAGACGCAGCAGGCGTGACTATGCGCGTTCGAACTCCGCGCCCGGGCCAGCTTTTGGGAATTGTCGAGTCACGTCTTGGTTTTGGCAAGATGAATATTATTTGTTCTGACAGAAAGGCGCGCATTTGCCGCGTCCCGGGAAAATACCGCCAGCATCTATGGGTCAAAGAAGGCGAAATAGTTTTAGTTGAGCCGTGGCAGTTTGAGGGCGACAAGAAAGGAGATATAATCTACAAGTACCGAAAAGCGCAAGCTTCGTGGCTGCATGAGCACGGGTATCTGAAGAATTTAGGAGTTTGA
- a CDS encoding 60S ribosomal export protein NMD3 yields MVKKVSSVKKISIKKQKAAAKPKKLPAKAPKPAKQKQLTRFCPSCGTITDELFEGFCRKCFLENVELIQAAKRIQFCICYDCGRARLNKFWQSFGSKNELVRNMVTRHSRALRGAELDIRYDDFTIKGKTEVPVTLTAEYESNSKKITKSKEMLLVILPEICPDCSRLRGGYYEGIMQLRGKNQEKMQAHIEKAFSKFDKSESNAFISKIERLSEGIDIYIGSRTAGLKVSSEIRKIYNVDCTITNKIHGMRQGKEIRRTTILLRGIEPRNRPEIGESSDEGVI; encoded by the coding sequence ATGGTCAAAAAAGTTTCATCTGTTAAAAAGATATCTATTAAAAAGCAAAAAGCTGCAGCAAAGCCGAAGAAATTGCCTGCAAAAGCGCCAAAGCCGGCGAAACAAAAGCAACTGACGCGTTTTTGCCCTTCTTGCGGCACAATAACTGATGAATTATTTGAAGGATTTTGCAGAAAATGCTTTCTTGAAAATGTCGAGCTCATTCAGGCTGCAAAGCGCATCCAATTCTGTATTTGCTATGACTGCGGAAGGGCGCGCCTGAACAAATTCTGGCAGTCTTTCGGAAGCAAGAACGAGCTTGTGCGCAATATGGTCACGCGGCATTCACGCGCATTAAGGGGTGCTGAGTTGGATATACGTTATGATGACTTCACAATCAAAGGAAAAACAGAAGTTCCAGTAACTTTAACTGCAGAATATGAAAGCAATTCAAAGAAGATTACTAAGTCAAAGGAAATGCTTTTAGTTATACTCCCTGAAATTTGTCCTGATTGTTCAAGGCTTCGTGGCGGATATTATGAAGGGATAATGCAGCTTCGCGGCAAAAATCAGGAAAAAATGCAAGCCCATATAGAAAAAGCTTTCAGCAAATTTGATAAATCGGAATCAAATGCTTTTATTTCAAAAATTGAGCGGCTCAGCGAAGGCATTGACATATACATAGGTTCAAGAACAGCTGGCTTGAAAGTTTCATCTGAGATAAGGAAGATTTATAATGTTGATTGCACAATTACTAACAAGATTCACGGAATGCGCCAGGGCAAAGAGATACGCCGAACAACTATTTTGCTGCGGGGTATTGAGCCAAGAAACAGGCCCGAAATTGGTGAGTCAAGCGACGAGGGTGTGATTTGA
- a CDS encoding class I SAM-dependent methyltransferase has translation MTLSDIVTQHFNGLAINYDEYSHKRNRYLLAQEDIIVKKLMDEISEPFVIDCGCGTGTRGMRIKERLDGARFLGYDLSEEMVKLAAQKEYESVVCASLNSPPFENVEFDAALCLFSVFSYLTSKEDRRSAIKGFYDRLKSDGLLFIDVTNRSHMGEGLSFKKSMLQIARELMYSMLNPKLSYGDVLFKSSVNGELLDGYFHTMNDSEFKKLSKNHFKIEDKFIIGYDSGALKDSESEGNFFYVCRKL, from the coding sequence ATGACTTTATCTGATATTGTGACTCAACATTTTAATGGACTTGCAATTAACTATGATGAATATTCACATAAAAGAAATCGCTATCTTCTTGCACAAGAAGACATTATTGTAAAAAAGCTAATGGATGAAATTTCTGAGCCGTTTGTTATTGATTGCGGTTGTGGCACAGGTACTAGAGGTATGAGAATAAAAGAACGGTTGGATGGCGCTCGTTTTCTGGGTTATGATTTAAGCGAGGAAATGGTAAAACTAGCGGCACAAAAGGAGTATGAGTCCGTTGTTTGTGCTTCATTGAATTCGCCGCCATTTGAAAATGTAGAATTTGACGCTGCATTGTGTCTATTCTCAGTTTTTTCATATCTTACTTCAAAAGAAGACCGAAGATCTGCAATAAAAGGCTTTTATGATCGATTGAAGAGTGATGGTTTATTGTTTATCGATGTAACGAACAGAAGCCATATGGGTGAAGGTCTTTCATTCAAGAAATCCATGCTACAAATTGCCCGAGAGTTAATGTATTCGATGTTAAATCCTAAACTATCCTATGGAGATGTGTTATTTAAATCTTCGGTAAACGGGGAATTATTGGATGGCTATTTCCATACAATGAATGATTCGGAGTTTAAGAAATTGTCAAAAAATCATTTTAAGATAGAAGATAAGTTTATTATCGGATACGACAGTGGTGCTTTAAAGGATAGTGAATCCGAGGGTAACTTTTTCTATGTCTGTAGAAAATTATAG